From Watersipora subatra chromosome 8, tzWatSuba1.1, whole genome shotgun sequence, a single genomic window includes:
- the LOC137402187 gene encoding uncharacterized protein yields MLSATYDHKWSAVVFAVLALTEVVVVAAQQINVTCSACQGIAEDSCDATSWNNTHTVSCNGKCVTRRTLYANGRNLRTIWRGCETTLFPGVLPNDYKDACGLGNFFVECTQTCEGVLCNMNNTGIPNCWTCGGDHQSCDLPSPTHCDEVITTTPAPQTACVSCTSTKGEMCDVRAYLSPNTVPCNGPCMTWKTLRPSDRTLLKVQRGCAETLLPPSLETNALDTCVDLSNATECTSICEGRLCNKYLSGFTECWTEEGIKKPECIAADSDQEKIPAGTIINCTACQGVAGDPCDVSPSELPHTVSCEGDCIARRTLYANGRTLRSIWRGCESTLFPLVLPSDFKNTCKAGNFFVECTDSCRSRNRCNQNTTGIPSCWSCLGDPQPCNREKPSNCDSLLSEAPTERPLQRIQCVSCNGAKGSECDTSPYKTADSTSCNSSCVTKRILDGTSRETLLVYRGCEDDVSTGSDKLDSCIETPDNKTSCMEGCYTSFCNKYTTGFSGCWTNEGHLVHACHTTTTTEQSSLINPSRITTTKAYSIQDASGGDNYRGEWRPTDVPGTENGTELDSTNSTRDEKPYGDWEIPSFRRNGSSKMTASICLIFFSTLKMMLESLEQNTNRN; encoded by the exons ATGCTGTCTGCCACATACGATCATAAATGGAGTGCAGTTGTATTTGCAGTACTTGCTTTAACTGAAG TTGTAGTGGTAGCTGCACAACAGATCAATGTTACTTGCTCTGCCTGCCAAGGAATAGCTGAAGATTCTTGCGATGCGACATCGTGGAATAATACCCATACCGTCTCATGCAATGGCAAGTGCGTCACAAGAAGGACTCTGTATGCTAACG GGCGCAACCTGCGCACCATCTGGAGAGGATGTGAAACGACTCTTTTTCCTGGAGTTCTTCCTAATGACTACAAAGATGCGTGTGGCTTAGGAAACTTTTTCGTAGAATGCACGCAGACATGCGAAGGAGTGCTGTGCAACATGAATAACACTGGGATCCCCAATTGCTG GACCTGCGGTGGAGACCACCAGTCATGTGACCTACCATCTCCTACTCACTGTGATGAAgttataa CAACAACTCCAGCACCTCAAACGGCATGTGTGTCATGCACTAGTACTAAGGGAGAAATGTGTGATGTCAGAGCTTATCTCTCTCCTAACACTGTCCCATGTAATGGTCCATGTATGACTTGGAAAACTCTCCGACCTTCTG ATAGGACATTGCTAAAAGTCCAGAGAGGCTGCGCAGAAACATTGCTCCCGCCATCACTAGAAACAAATGCCTTAGACACCTGTGTTGATTTGTCAAATGCCACAGAATGCACTTCTATTTGCGAAGGTCGACTGTGTAACAAGTACCTCTCTGGCTTCACTGAATGCTG GACAGAGGAGGGCATAAAGAAACCTGAATGTATAGCTGCCGATTCAGATCAAG AGAAAATACCTGCAGGAACAATCATAAACTGCACTGCTTGTCAAGGTGTAGCAGGTGACCCATGTGATGTAAGCCCTTCTGAACTGCCACACACAGTGTCTTGTGAAGGAGACTGCATTGCCAGACGGACTCTTTACGCTAACG GTAGAACATTGCGATCCATTTGGCGAGGATGTGAATCAACCCTGTTTCCTTTGGTACTTCCTAGTGACTTCAAAAACACCTGCAAAGCTGGAAATTTCTTTGTTGAGTGCACTGATAGCTGCAGGAGTAGAAACAGATGTAACCAAAATACAACTGGAATACCCAGCTGCTG GTCATGTCTTGGAGATCCTCAACCGTGCAACAGAGAGAAGCCATCAAACTGTGATAGCCTTTTATCAG AAGCGCCCACTGAGCGGCCTCTACAACGAATCCAATGTGTCTCGTGTAATGGTGCAAAAGGGAGCGAATGTGACACATCACCGTATAAGACAGCTGATAGCACATCTTGTAACAGCAGCTGCGTGACAAAGAGAATCTTAGATGGAACTA GCAGAGAGACGTTACTAGTATATAGAGGGTGTGAGGATGATGTATCTACTGGCTCTGATAAGTTGGACAGTTGTATTGAAACACCAGATAACAAAACAAGCTGCATGGAAGGGTGCTACACCTCCTTTTGTAACAAGTACACGACTGGCTTCTCTGGGTGCTG GACAAATGAAGGACATCTAGTACACGCCTGTCACACAACCACAACTACAGAGCAAAGCTCTCTTATAAACCCTTCTCGAATAACCACCACCAAAGCGTATTCCATACAAGACGCCTCAGGAGGAGACAATTACAGAGGAGAATGGAGACCAACAG ATGTACCAGGCACAGAAAATGGCACGGAATTAGACTCTACCAATTCAACGAGAGATGAAAAACCATATGGAGATTGGGAAATTCCTTCCTTTCGAAGAAATGGATCTAGCAAGATGACTGCATCaatctgtttaattttttttagtacTCTAAAGATGATGCTAGAATCACTAGAACAGAACACTAACAGAAATTAA